In Cucurbita pepo subsp. pepo cultivar mu-cu-16 chromosome LG04, ASM280686v2, whole genome shotgun sequence, the following are encoded in one genomic region:
- the LOC111793128 gene encoding probable protein phosphatase 2C 8 isoform X2 — MADSAKSVLEEETSKLETKSKRGVDVEDADVTVKKFKTEATADVADKTGDCAGRKLETVNGDEENKVIRMGVKFEIEADAAEDKGSRHTMEDAWVLLLDASLDFPGKLRCAHFAIYDGHGGRLAAEYAQKHLHVNVLSAGLPRELLDVKATKKAILDGFRKTDESLLQESSAGGWQDGATAVCVWVLGQTVFVANVGDAKAVVARSSTTEKLSNNLNGGSSLKAIVLTREHKAIYPQERARIQKAGGVVGSNGRLQGRLEVSRALGDRQFKKLGVIATPDIHSFELTDREHFIILGCDGLWGVFGPSDAVDFVQKLLQEGLPITSAQVIKQE, encoded by the exons ATGGCCGATAGCGCTAAATCAGTTCTTGAAGAGGAAACTTCGAAGCTTGAAACCAAGTCCAAGCGCGGCGTAGATGTCGAGGATGCTGATGTCACTGTGAAGAAGTTTAAAACGGAAGCTACTGCCGATGTAGCCGACAAAACTGGAGACTGTGCCGGCAGGAAGTTGGAAACTGTTAATGgtgatgaagaaaataaggtcATCAGGATGGGAGTCAAGTTTGAGATTGAAGCGGATGCAGCAGAAGATAAAGGGTCCAGGCATACAATGGAGGATGCTtgggttttgcttttggaTGCGAGCTTGGATTTTCCTGGGAAATTGAG ATGTGCACATTTTGCTATCTATGATGGACATGGAGGTCGGTTAGCTGCCGAGTACGCTCAAAAGCATTTGCATGTGAATGTTCTCTCAGCCGGGTTACCACGTGAGTTG TTGGATGTAAAAGCAACTAAAAAGGCAATACTTGATG GGTTCCGGAAAACTGATGAGTCTCTTCTTCAAGAAAGTTCTGCTG GGGGATGGCAGGATGGTGCTACTGCTGTTTGCGTTTGGGTATTAGGTCAAACG GTTTTTGTTGCTAATGTTGGTGATGCTAAAGCAGTTGTAGCACGATCTTCGACTACTGAAAAATTGTCTAATAATCTTAATGGAGGAAGCTCTTTAAAGGCTATTGTTTTGACAAGGGAACACAAGGCAATCTACCCACAAGAAAGAGCTCGTATTCAAAAG GCTGGTGGCGTTGTTGGTTCAAATGGTCGATTGCAGGGCCGTCTTGAAGTTTCTCGGGCACTTGGAGATCGCCAATTTAAAAAG TTGGGCGTTATTGCAACTCCAGACATTCATTCTTTTGAATTGACTGATAGGGAGCATTTTATCATTCTCGGATGTGATGGACTTTGGGGG GTTTTTGGACCAAGCGATGCTGTCGATTTTGTCCAGAAATTATTGCAG GAGGGCTTGCCCATAACATCA GCCCAAGTGATTAAGCAAGAATAG
- the LOC111793128 gene encoding probable protein phosphatase 2C 8 isoform X1: MADSAKSVLEEETSKLETKSKRGVDVEDADVTVKKFKTEATADVADKTGDCAGRKLETVNGDEENKVIRMGVKFEIEADAAEDKGSRHTMEDAWVLLLDASLDFPGKLRCAHFAIYDGHGGRLAAEYAQKHLHVNVLSAGLPRELLDVKATKKAILDGFRKTDESLLQESSAGGWQDGATAVCVWVLGQTVFVANVGDAKAVVARSSTTEKLSNNLNGGSSLKAIVLTREHKAIYPQERARIQKAGGVVGSNGRLQGRLEVSRALGDRQFKKLGVIATPDIHSFELTDREHFIILGCDGLWGVFGPSDAVDFVQKLLQEGLPITSVSRRLVREAIRERRCKDNCTAMVIVFRPK; encoded by the exons ATGGCCGATAGCGCTAAATCAGTTCTTGAAGAGGAAACTTCGAAGCTTGAAACCAAGTCCAAGCGCGGCGTAGATGTCGAGGATGCTGATGTCACTGTGAAGAAGTTTAAAACGGAAGCTACTGCCGATGTAGCCGACAAAACTGGAGACTGTGCCGGCAGGAAGTTGGAAACTGTTAATGgtgatgaagaaaataaggtcATCAGGATGGGAGTCAAGTTTGAGATTGAAGCGGATGCAGCAGAAGATAAAGGGTCCAGGCATACAATGGAGGATGCTtgggttttgcttttggaTGCGAGCTTGGATTTTCCTGGGAAATTGAG ATGTGCACATTTTGCTATCTATGATGGACATGGAGGTCGGTTAGCTGCCGAGTACGCTCAAAAGCATTTGCATGTGAATGTTCTCTCAGCCGGGTTACCACGTGAGTTG TTGGATGTAAAAGCAACTAAAAAGGCAATACTTGATG GGTTCCGGAAAACTGATGAGTCTCTTCTTCAAGAAAGTTCTGCTG GGGGATGGCAGGATGGTGCTACTGCTGTTTGCGTTTGGGTATTAGGTCAAACG GTTTTTGTTGCTAATGTTGGTGATGCTAAAGCAGTTGTAGCACGATCTTCGACTACTGAAAAATTGTCTAATAATCTTAATGGAGGAAGCTCTTTAAAGGCTATTGTTTTGACAAGGGAACACAAGGCAATCTACCCACAAGAAAGAGCTCGTATTCAAAAG GCTGGTGGCGTTGTTGGTTCAAATGGTCGATTGCAGGGCCGTCTTGAAGTTTCTCGGGCACTTGGAGATCGCCAATTTAAAAAG TTGGGCGTTATTGCAACTCCAGACATTCATTCTTTTGAATTGACTGATAGGGAGCATTTTATCATTCTCGGATGTGATGGACTTTGGGGG GTTTTTGGACCAAGCGATGCTGTCGATTTTGTCCAGAAATTATTGCAG GAGGGCTTGCCCATAACATCAGTAAGTCGACGTCTTGTGAGGGAAGCTATTCGTGAACGGCGCTGTAAAGATAACTGTACTGCAATGGTCATTGTTTTCAGGCCCAAGTGA